The window CAGCTTGCCATGACGGCTGGCCTTCAAAATGGTTGCAATAAGATTCTCAGAACATGGTTTTCGTTATAGTAGAGGCTGGCGCTTTCCTTGCGGCAATTCCTATGCTATAATCGCCGTAGTGACTGGCTTCAGTCGGTTCTCCTCCATGCGAGGAGGTGATGGGTGTGACGCTTTATGAAAAGCTCTCACTTCTCATTGCAGCGCTTGCGCTTGCAGTAGACATCACTTTTCATCTGCTTAGATTCTAAGTAGAAAAAAGAACCGCTCTGCGGTTGCGGCGGCTCCTCTTTCCAATGGAACTAAAAATTTCCGAAGGAGAAACCGACGCTACCACCCGCCAGTCACTCTTCTTCTGTAATTATAGATTTTTTGTACGTTGCTGTCAATCTTCTCGGCTATGATTGCAAGCAGCTATTCGAGATACTCGATCTTTGCCTTGACGATGCGCCGGACGGAAGCGTCGAGGCGGTCTTTGGAGATCTCGCCGCTCTTCACGGCTTTCAGGAGGCCGTTGTAGACGGCGGTTTCGTGCGCGTAGTCATGGCAGACGAGCACGAGGTCTGCTCCCGCCAGGATCGCTTCGACGCCCGCGCGGTCGAAGCCGTAGTGGCGTGAGATCGCGCCCATTTCAAGATCGTCGGTCACGATGACGCCGTCGTAGGAGAGCTCTTCTCGGAGGAGGCCCTGCAGGATGGCAGGCGAAAGGCTGGCAGGATTCTTGGCATCGAGCGCCGGGTACATCGTGTGCGTTGCCATGACGAACCAGCCGCTCGCCCCTTTCGCATTCTTTGCAGCGTTCCTCTTGCCGATCATCTCGCGAAACGGCACGAGGTCACTCGCTTCGAGGGTGGCGCGGTCGGCGTGCACGGTGACCGTGTCTTCATGCGTGTCGCTCTCGCCGCGTCCGAGACCGGGGAAGTGCTTGAGCGTCGCGAGAAGCCCGGCGTCGGAGTGACCTTCGAGGGCGGCGGCGACGAACTTTGTCGCGGTGGCGGCATCGTTGGCATAGGAGCGCCCATAGGTCGCACCGAGGTCGGCAACGGGCGCGAAGTTCAGGTTGAAGCCCATCGCCTTGAGTCCGTGCGCCGTGTCGGCGGCATAGCGGTATGCCGCTTGGGGGTCGCCCGTGCGGCCGATTTCGGCGGCGGCGGGCGGCGGCGGGAACGCCTCCTTCATGCGAGCGACGGCGCCGCCTTCCTCGTCGATGGCGAGAAAAAGCGGCAGTCCTGCATCTGCGGCATTTTTCTGCAAAGAATCGTTCAGCGCGCGCACCTGCTCCTGGCTCTTCATATTGCGGTCGAAGAGGATGATGCTGCCGACATGGTACTCCGAAAGCATGAAGCGGCTGTCCGCATCGAGCTCCGTTCCCTGTATGCCGATCATGAGAAGCTGCCCGACCTTCTCGGCGTCGCTCATCTTCTGTACAATGGCGGCCGCTTTTTCATCGGGCGAGAGTCTTTTTTGCGTATGGCTCGCAGCGGAATCTTTCGAGGCGGCATCGTCAGAGCGTGCAAGGCAGCCCGCGAGGAGCAGGCTGGTGCAGAAGATGATCAGACAGAGGAGTAGAGGACCGAGGGAGGTTTTGCGGTTCGCGCGATTTTTCGCCATGGATGATTCCTTGCTGGGAGTGTGTTTCATAGCAGTGACATATACTTGCTGCGAGCCATGGCGTCAATGCCGAGCAGATCCATGGCTTTTTCTGCCGAGACGCCCGCATTCTTCATCAGATTGCGGATGCTGCTGAGAAAGGCGCGTTCTTCGCCATGTGCTTTACCGCGAGCTTCACCGCGAGCTTCACCGCGAGCTTCACCGCGAGCTTCACCGCGGGCCTCACCGCGAACCTCGGCTTCGGCTACTTCGGCTTTGAGGATGTGTTCCAAGTCACTTTTGACGAGGTCTTCAATTAATTTGCACATGGTGGAGGCTCCCCTTTCGTTTTCTTTGAAAAATCTCGCTCGATTTGCTAAGACGCTGTAATGCATGTCGTTGGGGTCTTCGCAGAAGAAATCATGCATCAGGCGACCGAGCGGCGTGTCGTCTTGATATGCGGCATTGACGTAGATAATATGTGCGCCGTCGTCGAAGGCGATTCCTGTTTCAGCGAAGGACTTCTGCACATGATAGAGTGGTCGATTGCCTTTCCATACATCGTGTTCCGTAATGAAGATGACGTAGGTTTCGGGCAGTTCCCTGAAGTCCTTTCCCTTGTCGAGCTCGCGTGCGTCCATCATGCAGCTGTTGTAGCGCGCTCGCCTGGGATCGGCGCCCTCGTCATCGCGCTGGACTTCGACATCGAAGATGCGCTCACCGTCAGTGGCAATTGCATCGAAACGCACACCGCGTCCGAAGAGGTTTGGGACAGATCTTTGCGTCAATACTTCTTTGACGCGCAGTTGCGGATTGCCAAAGATGATTTGCAGCAAAAGTTCCATACAGGCGATGTCGCCGTCAAAACAGCTGTTGAAAAAAGCGTCGTCAATCAAACGCAGTTTCTTGATGATGTCACGATAGATTTTTTGTCGCTCCGGCGTGTTAAAAATCGTCATGTGCCGCTCCTTTGCAACGAGGCTTCGCTTACCTCATATTTTATAAAAAATCCGTCCCATTAGCAAGCATTCGCGCTTCTCGATGCAGGAAAAGCCGGGTGCAGCTTTTCCTGCATCCGGCTTTGGCAGTCTGTTTGATTCCGTGTCTTACTTGAGCAGAACGCTCGCATTCTCGAGCACGGCTTTGCCTGCCTGGCAGGCGGGGCAGAAGCAGATCTTGTTGCCGGCAGCTTTGAACGCTTCGGCCTTCTTTGCGAGGTTTGCCGCCTCTTCACTGCCAAAGATGCTTTTCGCTTCGTCGGACTGGAAGAAGGCGAGTGAGGCGTCGATGCTGGCAACATCTTCCTTGAGAGCGGCGATGAGCTTTTCGGAGAGCTTCTTTTCCGCGTCCGTGCCGACGGCGGCGAGCCAGTCTTCGCCGAGCTTTCGGAGTCCTTCGTAGCAGCTCGGGGCGCTGACGATCTCTTTGACCTTTCCAATGAGGGTTTGCTTGTCCATGAACAACATCCTTTCTCTTTCGTTGACATTGCCTATTACGACTATAGAAGAAATGGGGCAGAATTGCAAGTGGTTATTGACAAAGTGCGGAAAATTTACGTAGTATAGTAATGGAAGAATGGTGGAAGCGCGGCTGAGACGGGGTCGTCCGGATATGCGAAGATGGGCGGCTGAGCTTATTTGTACTTCCTTTGGAACGGAAAGGAGATTCAGGCATGAAGCATCTTCTTGTCATCGGACAGGGGCCTGCGGGCATTTCGGCGGCTGTTTACGCGAAGCGCGGCGGGGCGGCGGTCACGGTCGTTGCGAACGGCGTCGGTGCGCTCGAAAAGGCGGAAAGGATTGAAAACTACTATGGCTTCGGTGAGCCGCTGACGGGCAGGGAATTGGCCGCGCAGGGCGTCGAGGGCGCGAAGCGTCTCGGCGTGGATTTCGTCGAGGGGGAGCTTGTCGGCCTGCGCTTCAAGGACACGATGGACGGCTTCGTCGCTGAGCTCGTGCATCGGACGCTCGAAGCGGATGCTGTCGTGCTCGCCATGGGCGCTTCGCGCCTCGCGCCGCCGCTCGCAGGACTCAAGGAGTTGGAAGGGCACGGCGTGAGCTACTGCGCGATCTGCGACGCTTTCTTCTATCGCGGCAAGGAGGCCGCCGTCCTCGGCGCGGGTGACTATGCGCTTGCAGAAGCTGCGGCGCTCCTGCTGCACGCGGCGAAGGTGCATCTTTTGACGAATGGCGAGGCGGCGCCCGCGCATGTGCCGGCAGGGCTTCTCGTGCATACGGAACGGCTCGCCGCGGTCGAGGGCGAGGGCAGGGTCGAGCGCGTCGTCTTCGCGGGCGGCGCGACGCTTCCCGTCAGCGGCATATTCGTCGCCTTCGGCACGGCGGGCAGCACGGCGATTGCCAAGAAGCTCGGCATTCTTCTCGACGGTGTATATCTGAAAGTGAATGAGAAGATGGAGACAAACGTGCCCGGCGTCTTTGCCGCGGGCGATGCGACGGGCGGGCTCCTGCAGGTGGTGAAGGCCGTGCACGAGGGCGCGGTCGCGGGGCTTTCGGCGCTGAAGTTTTTGCGCGGCAAAAAGGCTTGAATGGAAGACGTGCGTCGGACGGCAAGTTTCCTTTGAAAAAATTGGAAAGAAACGCCCCTTCCATGCTATAATGATGGTCAAGGTATGTACGGCAGCCGGGGCGGGCGTGTCCGGCAGTTTTTCTTCGGGAAATGGTGATAAATTGAGGCTGCATAGAAGTGTGAGCATGAGCGGCCGAATTTATCCGTGCTTCTTTCGTCAGGAGGTTCGAAGGTGTTTGATTTTTTGAAGAGCAGAAAAGACGGGGAAGGGAAATCTTCTCTGCGCGATCGCGTGGATGCGAAGCCCTTGCCGCAGGTTCAAAAGGCGGCCGCGCAAAACGGAGCGCCGGCAGGCAGAGACTTGCAGGGCGCTGATGTCGCCGTCTGCTACCTGCATCGAAGCGAGATCGCGCGGGAAAACCTCGCGCCCATCGTCTCTCTGCCCGATGGCGTGGCGCTCGTCCTCGGCTTTGTCTCGCCCGATCTCGACTTGACGGACGTCGGCAGAGCCGTGCAGCAGGCGCTCGGCAAGGAGGTGCGCGTCGTGCTCATGACGGACGCGGGCGAGCTTTGTCGTCCGCAGGGCAGTGCGACGCTCTACCAGGAAGCCGGCGAAGGACGCGCACGCGTGCTTCTGCAGGGATATTCGCGCCGCATGATCGAGGGCGTCTTCACGATGAGCGTTCCGCTTCACTCGCAGGACTTGAAGGCGGATCGCATCGACATGAGCCTTGAGGCGCGTCTCCAGGCGATCAAGGGCGAGCTTGAGCGACATGTGCCGCCGTTTCGCATCAGTCTCTACCACACGTTCGCGCTCGTCTACATCGACGGGCTTTCGCGCTCGGAGACGTTCCTCATGCAGGCGCTCTACGAGTCGCGCAAGTTCCCGTGCCCTTATATCGGCGGCTCGTCTGCTCCCGATGCGCATGGGCGCGCCTGTGTCTACGACGGCGAAGCGAGTCTTGAAGATCATGCCGTCATCACGCTCGTGCGTCTCAGGCGCGGCTACCGCTACGGCATCTTCAAGACGCAGGCGGTCGAAAAGACGGATACGTCCTTCATCATCGACAAGGCCTCGACGGCGCTTCGCTCCGTCGAGACGCTGCAGCTTTCGTCGGGCGAGACATTGCCGGCGTTGGAGGCTTTGAAGCGCACGCTTGGCGTGCATTCTGCCGCCGATCTTGATGCGGCAATGCAGAAGTACACGTTCGCTTCCGATATCAACGAAGACTTCTTCATCCGCTCGGTCAGTGCGCTCGACCATGCGCGAGGCCGCCTGAATCTCTACTGCGACATCGTGACGGGCGAGCGGCTTCATCTGATGAAGCGCGGCTCTCTCGCCGATACGCTCGCCAAGGGTCTCACCGATTTCCAGCGCGGCAAGCCTGCGCCGCTCGGCGGCATTCTGAACGACTGCATCCTGCGCCGCCTCTGCTATGCGTCGGAGACGGGGCACATTGACGAGTTCCGCGATGTGCCTGTCGCAGGCTTTTCGAGCTTCGGCGAAATCGCGGGCCTGCATGTCAACGAGACGCTGACGGCGCTCTTCTTCTATCATGTGCCTTCGGGCGTGAGTTTCCGCGATGACTACATTGATAACTTCGCGAGCATCTACGCCGACTGCGACGCCTTCTTCTTCCGCCGCATGATCGATCGGCAGGCGCATGTGGGGGCGCTCAAGGATGACCTTGTCGCCATGTTCCGCGACTATCAGCAGAAGATTCCTGCGATCATCGCCTCCATCACGCGCATTTCCGATGAGGTGCATGCGATTCAGGCGGCGCTCAAGAACCTTTCGGACGGCTCGGCCGAGCAGAAGCAGCTCTTCGCTCAGATCGTGCGCCAAGGCGAGGAGATCGGACCGACGCTCGAAAAGCTGGCGCAGGACACGAAGCGCATCGACGAGGTCATCCGCCTGATTGCAGGCATCGCTTCGCAGATCAATTTGCTCGCCTTGAATGCGACCATAGAGGCGGCGCGTGCGGGTGAGGCGGGACGTGGCTTCGCCGTCGTCGCGCAGGAGGTCAGCAAGCTATCGGGCACGACGCAGGAAAACCTCACGGCATCCGACGAGGCGGTGCGAAAGCTGCTGCACGAAGTGCGCAAGATCGACGCCATCATGGAGGCAAACGAGGAAATGGAGAAGAAGATTCGTGCTTTCGATGCGCAGTTCAACGAGCAGATGACCGTGCTGCAGAAGACGCTTGAAGGAAGCCTCGTGCACATCGCCGAGTCGGCGCGCTCAGTCAGCGAGCTGGAAAAGGTCAGCGAGTCGGCGAATATGCGCATGGAGGCGATCAACCTCCTGATCCGAAACATCGAGCGCGGCGCGTAGGTGGGCGGGCACCGTCTGCTACATGCTGCTCGTACAGTTCGTATTCATCTGAAGAAGCACGGATGGATGCAGCGCCTATCAAAAAAAGAGCCGCCACGGCTGCAAAACCATGGCGGCTCTTTCTCGTACGTCTTGAGGAAGTGCGGAATTTATCCGCGATCCCTTCAGTTGAGCAGGCTCTCGACCATCTCGCGCGGCACGAAGCCGACGGATTCTTTCGTCTTCTTTCCGTCCTTGAAGACGATGAGCGTCGGAATCGACTGCACGCCGAACTGGACGGCGAGATCGGGCTGCTCGTCGATGTTGACCTTGCCGACCTTGAGGTCGGGATGCCCTGCAGCCACTTCGTCGATGACGGGCGTGAGCATGCGGCACGGGCCGCACCACGGCGCCCAGAAGTCGAGCAGCACCGCGCCCTTGGCGGCCGTGACCTCGCTCTCGAAGTTTTCCTTTGTAATCTCTATTGCATTCATGTTTATCCCTCGCAATCTTTTTTTTGATGGAGCTCCTACTCCATTATATCACATCTTTTTCCTCGGAAAAAGCGGGAAAGCGTGCGATTTCTTCCGTCTTGCCGTCAAATCTCTTGCAATATCGCGCTTTTTCCACTACAATGATGAACGAAAAATAATGATGGGGAATCGCTGAATTTATCCGTGCTTCCCTGGAAAGGTGGATTCCATGACACGATTGGAAGAGATGCTGCAGGCGAATGAGGCGTACTGCAAGAACCCGCCCGTCGACTACACGGGGGAGGATGTGCACGAGAGCAAGCTGCCGAAGAAGAAAATCGCCGTGTTCACCTGCATGGACACGCGCCTTGTAGAGCTTTTGGAGCCTGCCTTGGGGCTAAAGCGCGGCGACGCGAAATTCGTCAAGACCGTCGGCAACACGCTCGTCGGCCCCTTCGACGGTGTTGTGCGAAGCCTCATGGTTGCGACATACGAGCTCGGCATTGAGGAGATCTTCGTCGTCGGACACGACGAATGCGGCATGGCGAAGACGACGGCGAAGAGCCTCATCGAGGCCATGCACGTGCGCGGCGTTGACGATGCGGCGATCGCGCCCCTGCGCGAGGAACTTGTGCATTGGGCGGACAGCTTCAGCCACCCGGCGGAAAATGTCAAGGAAGTTGTCCGAAAACTGCGCGAGAATCCGCTGCTGCCGAAGGATCTCAAGATTCATGGATTGATGCTGCACCCGAGGACGGGCAAGGTCGACCTGATTGAGAGCGGCGATGCGTGAGGGCGGCATCGGATATGAGGAGAAGTTTTTTGCTGCAGGTATGCCGAAGGAGAAGTCATGATGGCCGCTCAAAGAAAGAACCGTGAGTTTGCCGCGAAGGATCTTGTCTTGACGGCGCTGATGACGGCGATCGTCTTTCTCGCCACCTTCGTGCCTCACATCCCGATTCCGCTCGGCTACGCGCATTTGGGCGATGCCGCAATCTTCCTCTTTGCGCTCTTGGCGCCGCGGCGCTCGGCGCTCTTTGCCGCGTGCTTCGGCTCGGCGCTTGCCGACTTCATGAGCGGCTTCGCGCTTTGGATCGTGCCGACGCTCGTCATCAAGTTCGTCATGGCGGAAATCGTCTGCCGCATGGCACAGGAGCGAAGCGGGCTCTGGCGGATCGCGGCGGCGCTGGCTCTCGCGAGCCTTTGGATGGCGGCGGCCTACACGCTCGCAGGTGCTGTCCTTTACGACAGCCTTGCGGCGGCGCTGGCCTCCTTCCCCGGGCTTTTCGTGGAAGGCGTCGTCAACAGCGCCTTGGCGCTCGCCGCCCTGCCGTTTTTGCGCGGGCGTTTTTTGCGCAAGGATTGAATTTTATGGATGAGGAAAGAAGTGACGGAATTGCTCGCTCCCAAGGGCTATGAAGATATTGAAGAAAAGGTGCTGGCGAAAGAGCGCCTGACGCGCGAGGACGGCGTCCGCCTCTTTGACTGCAGGAACATCGCTTGGCTCGGTGCACTCGCCGACCATGTGCGGCGCGAAAAGTGCGGCGACGTCGTCTACTACAACGTGAACTGCCATGTGAACCTCACGAATATATGCTGCGCGCACTGCAAATTCTGCGCTTTCGGACGTGACGCCGAGGACAAGGGCGCCTATGAGATGGCGGCGGACGACGCCGTCGCCGTTGTCGAGGACGCGATGAAGGATCCGCACCTTGCGGGACTGCACGTCGTCTCAGGACTGCATCCCGCGTGGACGTTCGACGACTACCTCGCGCGGCTTCGTGCGCTGCACGAAAGATTCCCCAAGCTCTACCTCAAGGGCTTCACGGGCGTCGAGATCACGCATTTCTCCAAGATTTCGGGGCTTTCCGTGCACGAGGTGCTGCAAAAGCTCAAGGCGGCAGGACTTGACGCCATCGCGGGCGGCGGTGCGGAGATCCTTTCCGACCGCATCCGCGAAGAGCTGTGTCCGAACAAGGCGACGGCGAAGGAGTGGCTCGACGCTGCGCGCACGGCGCATGAACTCGGCATCAAGTCGAACGCCTCGATGCTCTACGGGCATATCGAGACGCTCGCCGAGCGCGTCGACCATCTGCTCGCGCTGCGCTCTCTGCAGGACGAGACGGGCGGCTTCCAGACCTTCATCTGCTTCCCGTTTCTGCCGAAGAACACGGCGCTCGCCGCGGAGAGCGGCATTTCTCAGACCTCGATGTGGGACGACCTCAGGACGATGGCGATCTCGCGCCTCATGCTCGACAATTTCACGAACATCAAGGCATATTGGGTCATGCTGACCGTCCCTGTCGCCCAGGTAGCGCTCGCCTTCGGCGCGAACGACATCGACGGCACGGTGCACAAGGAGACGATTCTGCACGATGCGGGCGCGAAGAGTCCGCGCGCGCTGACGGAGGACCGCATCGTTCGCATCGTCAAGGAAGCCGGCCGCATCCCCGCGGCATGTGACTGCAACTTCAATATCCTTCATGTGTATGAATGAGGTGGAAAAATGAAAAAACTTTTTCTAGCATCTTATTTGGCCGGAGTGAAGACGTTGGTTGGAACATGGTTGGAGGAGAAAAGGCCGGAAGAGATTCTCTTCGTTCCAACGGCGGCGAATGTCGAAGAATATACCGACTATGTGGAGGAAGCGGCGGATACATTCGCCGCTCTTGGCTACCGTGTGAAACGTATGGATTTTAGCAAATTCGCACGGGAAGAATGTGAACGAGAATTGCAAATGTGCGATAGCCTTTATGTTTCAGGCGGTAATACCTTCTATTTGCTGCAGGAGCTGCGCCGCAAAAATCTTCTGGGGGCTTTGCATGAGAGAATTGAAGAGGGGATGCTTTATATCGGAGAGTCGGCAGGAGCAATGATCACGGCTAGGGATATTGCCTATGGTCAAATCATGGACGACAAAAAAGCCGCACCGGACCTAAAAGACATGAGCGGCTTATCTGTTGTGGATTTTTATATTTTGCCTCATCGAGGAGAAGAACCGTTTGTTGAAGCTGTGGAAGAAACGCTTCGTGTATACGATGGGAAACTGGAATTTTTGACAATGGACAACAGTGAGGCAGTGATTGTTGATGGTGCGGAGCACAGAGTGGAGAGAGAAGCGTAGGTGCGATCGGCTCCGCTTAGGCTTATAGGGACTCACTGTCGTCAAGTTTTGCAATTCTGCGTGCAGCGGTTTTATATACGGCAGAATCGCTGCGCAACCCGATGACGATGATAAGCATGTGATCGCGGTCTTGCACCAGTTTGTAGACGATACGGATGCCTGAGCGCTTCAGCTTGATTTTTAATAGACCGACGCGATTCGTGTCGGTGTGTGCGCCCAATGGCTTGCCGTAGCCGCCCTCGCTTGCAGGCAGGGGATTTTGAGAGACCTTGCAGATGGCTTTGACCGTTTCCCGTTTTTGACTGCCGTCAAGCCGCTCGAAATCTTTTTGTGCCGCGGCCAGGAACTGTACCTGCCACGTCATTCGATTTCGACGCTCTCAAAATCGAGAGAAGGAAGGTCGATGCCGTTTCGCTTGCAGACTTCCTCAAAGGGAATAGCCGCCTGCTCTTTGCTGTCGAAGTCTTTCAGCCTTTCGGAAGCGAGATGCAGAAGGTCAGCGTCTTCTAAGCGCTCGACAAGGGCGTTGTAATCGGCAGGCGACAGCAGAACGCACTCCGGTTCATTGTTCTTCATGACGACCGTCATGCCGATTTGTTTTACGTTGGAGAAAATTTTTCCGGCTTGGCCGCGATTGAAGGCTGTGATGGGAATCGTAGGGGGAAGCGGGCGTATTTGCGGCATGATGAACCATCCTTTCCAGATCATGCAGGTACTCTGCGTTCAGTATAGCAAGATGTCGATAAAATGGCAACGAATTTGTCGACACCTCTGCTGCGGGGATCGGAGCAGAGTATCCAGTGGTATAACACATGATCGAGAAAAGAACTGTTTTATGCGTGTAGTTTACCATGAAGCCCCAAGAGGTCAAGCCGAAGGCGCAGACCGATTGGCTAGGCTTCTGTAAGGGCGGCGCACAATGTCCACAAAGTGGACGTTTGTGCGTGTAGCTTATGAACGAAAGGAGCATTTGCATGAAGAAGGGGCTTTTCGTATGCTATCCGCGCTGCACGACATGCCAAAAGGCGCGGCGTTGGCTGGAAGAGCGCGGCGCTGCGGTCGAGGAGCGCGACATCAAGGAGGAGAGGCCGACGGCCGATGAACTGCGTGCCTGGCACGCGAAGAGCGGCCTGCCGCTGAAGCGCTTCTTCAATACGAGCGGCTTGAAGTATAAGGAACTTGGGCTCAAGGACAAACTGCCCACCCTGAGTGAGGCCGAGCAGTATGACTTGCTCGCTTCCGACGGCATGCTCGTCAAGCGTCCGCTTCTCGTCGCTGCTGACTTCGTCCTCGTCGGCTTCAAGGAAACGGAGTGGCAGGAGCACTTTGAATGAATTTCCAGCGAGATGCGCCGGGATGAGTGACTTCGTTTTATCCGTGTTTT of the Selenomonas sputigena genome contains:
- a CDS encoding heat-shock protein Hsp90, which gives rise to MDKQTLIGKVKEIVSAPSCYEGLRKLGEDWLAAVGTDAEKKLSEKLIAALKEDVASIDASLAFFQSDEAKSIFGSEEAANLAKKAEAFKAAGNKICFCPACQAGKAVLENASVLLK
- a CDS encoding Type 1 glutamine amidotransferase-like domain-containing protein — protein: MKKLFLASYLAGVKTLVGTWLEEKRPEEILFVPTAANVEEYTDYVEEAADTFAALGYRVKRMDFSKFAREECERELQMCDSLYVSGGNTFYLLQELRRKNLLGALHERIEEGMLYIGESAGAMITARDIAYGQIMDDKKAAPDLKDMSGLSVVDFYILPHRGEEPFVEAVEETLRVYDGKLEFLTMDNSEAVIVDGAEHRVEREA
- the trxA gene encoding thioredoxin; its protein translation is MNAIEITKENFESEVTAAKGAVLLDFWAPWCGPCRMLTPVIDEVAAGHPDLKVGKVNIDEQPDLAVQFGVQSIPTLIVFKDGKKTKESVGFVPREMVESLLN
- a CDS encoding type II toxin-antitoxin system RelE family toxin; this translates as MTWQVQFLAAAQKDFERLDGSQKRETVKAICKVSQNPLPASEGGYGKPLGAHTDTNRVGLLKIKLKRSGIRIVYKLVQDRDHMLIIVIGLRSDSAVYKTAARRIAKLDDSESL
- a CDS encoding beta-class carbonic anhydrase — encoded protein: MTRLEEMLQANEAYCKNPPVDYTGEDVHESKLPKKKIAVFTCMDTRLVELLEPALGLKRGDAKFVKTVGNTLVGPFDGVVRSLMVATYELGIEEIFVVGHDECGMAKTTAKSLIEAMHVRGVDDAAIAPLREELVHWADSFSHPAENVKEVVRKLRENPLLPKDLKIHGLMLHPRTGKVDLIESGDA
- a CDS encoding glycoside hydrolase family 3 protein — encoded protein: MAKNRANRKTSLGPLLLCLIIFCTSLLLAGCLARSDDAASKDSAASHTQKRLSPDEKAAAIVQKMSDAEKVGQLLMIGIQGTELDADSRFMLSEYHVGSIILFDRNMKSQEQVRALNDSLQKNAADAGLPLFLAIDEEGGAVARMKEAFPPPPAAAEIGRTGDPQAAYRYAADTAHGLKAMGFNLNFAPVADLGATYGRSYANDAATATKFVAAALEGHSDAGLLATLKHFPGLGRGESDTHEDTVTVHADRATLEASDLVPFREMIGKRNAAKNAKGASGWFVMATHTMYPALDAKNPASLSPAILQGLLREELSYDGVIVTDDLEMGAISRHYGFDRAGVEAILAGADLVLVCHDYAHETAVYNGLLKAVKSGEISKDRLDASVRRIVKAKIEYLE
- a CDS encoding methyl-accepting chemotaxis protein yields the protein MFDFLKSRKDGEGKSSLRDRVDAKPLPQVQKAAAQNGAPAGRDLQGADVAVCYLHRSEIARENLAPIVSLPDGVALVLGFVSPDLDLTDVGRAVQQALGKEVRVVLMTDAGELCRPQGSATLYQEAGEGRARVLLQGYSRRMIEGVFTMSVPLHSQDLKADRIDMSLEARLQAIKGELERHVPPFRISLYHTFALVYIDGLSRSETFLMQALYESRKFPCPYIGGSSAPDAHGRACVYDGEASLEDHAVITLVRLRRGYRYGIFKTQAVEKTDTSFIIDKASTALRSVETLQLSSGETLPALEALKRTLGVHSAADLDAAMQKYTFASDINEDFFIRSVSALDHARGRLNLYCDIVTGERLHLMKRGSLADTLAKGLTDFQRGKPAPLGGILNDCILRRLCYASETGHIDEFRDVPVAGFSSFGEIAGLHVNETLTALFFYHVPSGVSFRDDYIDNFASIYADCDAFFFRRMIDRQAHVGALKDDLVAMFRDYQQKIPAIIASITRISDEVHAIQAALKNLSDGSAEQKQLFAQIVRQGEEIGPTLEKLAQDTKRIDEVIRLIAGIASQINLLALNATIEAARAGEAGRGFAVVAQEVSKLSGTTQENLTASDEAVRKLLHEVRKIDAIMEANEEMEKKIRAFDAQFNEQMTVLQKTLEGSLVHIAESARSVSELEKVSESANMRMEAINLLIRNIERGA
- a CDS encoding arsenate reductase family protein, translated to MKKGLFVCYPRCTTCQKARRWLEERGAAVEERDIKEERPTADELRAWHAKSGLPLKRFFNTSGLKYKELGLKDKLPTLSEAEQYDLLASDGMLVKRPLLVAADFVLVGFKETEWQEHFE
- a CDS encoding ECF transporter S component — translated: MMAAQRKNREFAAKDLVLTALMTAIVFLATFVPHIPIPLGYAHLGDAAIFLFALLAPRRSALFAACFGSALADFMSGFALWIVPTLVIKFVMAEIVCRMAQERSGLWRIAAALALASLWMAAAYTLAGAVLYDSLAAALASFPGLFVEGVVNSALALAALPFLRGRFLRKD
- a CDS encoding NAD(P)/FAD-dependent oxidoreductase, which gives rise to MKHLLVIGQGPAGISAAVYAKRGGAAVTVVANGVGALEKAERIENYYGFGEPLTGRELAAQGVEGAKRLGVDFVEGELVGLRFKDTMDGFVAELVHRTLEADAVVLAMGASRLAPPLAGLKELEGHGVSYCAICDAFFYRGKEAAVLGAGDYALAEAAALLLHAAKVHLLTNGEAAPAHVPAGLLVHTERLAAVEGEGRVERVVFAGGATLPVSGIFVAFGTAGSTAIAKKLGILLDGVYLKVNEKMETNVPGVFAAGDATGGLLQVVKAVHEGAVAGLSALKFLRGKKA
- a CDS encoding type II toxin-antitoxin system Phd/YefM family antitoxin, with the translated sequence MTVVMKNNEPECVLLSPADYNALVERLEDADLLHLASERLKDFDSKEQAAIPFEEVCKRNGIDLPSLDFESVEIE
- a CDS encoding PD-(D/E)XK nuclease family transposase, yielding MTIFNTPERQKIYRDIIKKLRLIDDAFFNSCFDGDIACMELLLQIIFGNPQLRVKEVLTQRSVPNLFGRGVRFDAIATDGERIFDVEVQRDDEGADPRRARYNSCMMDARELDKGKDFRELPETYVIFITEHDVWKGNRPLYHVQKSFAETGIAFDDGAHIIYVNAAYQDDTPLGRLMHDFFCEDPNDMHYSVLANRARFFKENERGASTMCKLIEDLVKSDLEHILKAEVAEAEVRGEARGEARGEARGEARGEARGKAHGEERAFLSSIRNLMKNAGVSAEKAMDLLGIDAMARSKYMSLL
- the mqnE gene encoding aminofutalosine synthase MqnE yields the protein MRKEVTELLAPKGYEDIEEKVLAKERLTREDGVRLFDCRNIAWLGALADHVRREKCGDVVYYNVNCHVNLTNICCAHCKFCAFGRDAEDKGAYEMAADDAVAVVEDAMKDPHLAGLHVVSGLHPAWTFDDYLARLRALHERFPKLYLKGFTGVEITHFSKISGLSVHEVLQKLKAAGLDAIAGGGAEILSDRIREELCPNKATAKEWLDAARTAHELGIKSNASMLYGHIETLAERVDHLLALRSLQDETGGFQTFICFPFLPKNTALAAESGISQTSMWDDLRTMAISRLMLDNFTNIKAYWVMLTVPVAQVALAFGANDIDGTVHKETILHDAGAKSPRALTEDRIVRIVKEAGRIPAACDCNFNILHVYE